In one Arachis duranensis cultivar V14167 chromosome 9, aradu.V14167.gnm2.J7QH, whole genome shotgun sequence genomic region, the following are encoded:
- the LOC107467101 gene encoding protein IQ-DOMAIN 19-like, with translation MGKAGKWLRNFLTGKKEREKEKVKDKCGGNATSLNSSNGTENPTTPNSTTPKEKRRWSFRRSSATSTSTPTTPSKELNFAESNVTASQTPQAAATTDIPLDDEQKKHAMAVAAATEAAADAAVAAAQAAAAVIRLASGSNGTAEEAAAIKIQSVFRSYLARKALCALRGLVKLQALVRGHLVRKQAKATLRCMQALVTAQARARAQRIRIASSEGKSYQKQSSFRNTTEEDLYAQVYNEMERGLEENIKIVEMDVCESKGNSRSRSSSVHKFPAYYSKEENLKVSPAPSALTEFSPRACSGHFEDCFSTAQSSPQCYSAASGADDSKHPFSFPRPGYGEVMSYDYPLFPNYMANTESSRAKVRSHSAPKQRPDSFERQLSRRRASVEGRNVPRPVRMQRSSSHVGATNPWSAIKLDRSSVSLKDSECGSTSTVLTNTNYCRTLVAYHHHGDR, from the exons ATGGGGAAGGCAGGGAAATGGCTTAGAAACTTCTTGACagggaagaaagaaagggaaaaggagAAGGTGAAGGACAAATGTGGTGGTAATGCAACAAGCCTGAATTCTTCAAATGGAACAGAAAATCCAACCACTCCAAATTCCACAACCCCAAAGGAGAAAAGGAGATGGAGCTTTAGAAGATCATCTGCCACATCCACATCCACaccaacaacaccttccaaggaATTGAACTTTGCAGAATCAAATGTCACTGCTTCACAGACACCACAAGCTGCTGCCACCACAGATATTCCTCTGGATGACGAGCAGAAGAAGCATGCCATGGCTGTGGCTGCTGCCACGGAGGCAGCAGCTGATGCGGCAGTGGCTGCAGCTCAGGCTGCGGCTGCTGTGATCCGCTTGGCTTCTGGTTCCAATGGAACAGCTGAAGAGGCTGCAgccatcaaaattcaatctgtCTTTAGGTCCTACTTG GCAAGAAAAGCATTGTGTGCTCTCAGAGGACTAGTGAAGTTGCAGGCACTGGTAAGGGGTCACTTGGTGAGAAAACAGGCCAAGGCAACACTGAGATGCATGCAGGCTTTGGTGACAGCACAGGCTAGAGCTCGTGCTCAGAGGATCCGAATTGCATCATCAGAAGGGAAGTCTTATCAGAAGCAATCAAGTTTCAGAAACACTACAGAGGAAGATTTATATGCTCAAGTGTATAAT GAAATGGAGAGAGGCCTAGAAGAGAACATCAAGATTGTGGAGATGGATGTCTGTGAATCAAAAGGAAACTCTAGAAGCAGAAGCAGCAGTGTGCATAAATTTCCAGCATATTATTCAAAGGAAGAAAACTTGAAGGTATCACCAGCTCCATCAGCCTTAACAGAGTTTAGTCCAAGAGCATGTAGTGGACACTTTGAGGACTGCTTCAGCACAGCACAGAGCAGCCCTCAATGCTACTCGGCCGCATCTGGAGCTGACGATTCGAAGCATCCCTTCTCCTTCCCTAGGCCAGGGTATGGTGAGGTGATGTCCTATGACTACCCTTTGTTTCCAAATTACATGGCCAACACAGAATCATCAAGGGCCAAAGTGAGATCACACAGTGCACCAAAGCAAAGGCCTGATTCATTTGAGAGGCAGCTGAGCCGGCGAAGAGCTTCTGTGGAAGGAAGGAATGTGCCAAGGCCTGTGAGGATGCAGAGGTCATCTTCACATGTAGGTGCCACTAATCCATGGTCAGCAATCAAGCTTGATAGGTCCTCAGTTTCACTCAAGGACAGTGAGTGTGGATCAACAAGTACAGTCCTCACAAACACTAATTACTGCAGAACCCTTGTTGCATATCAT CATCATGGAGATAGGTAG
- the LOC107467112 gene encoding leucine-rich repeat extensin-like protein 6 produces MASHSPKRELGPFLSHLILILISINPSHQFEYKEEHNSYRFLPQLNPRLSKAYIALQAWKHSIVSDPKNMTLNWCGPHVCNYTGVYCAPAPDNPHIYTVAGIDLNHGNIAGSLPQQLDLLTDLALFHINSNRFCGSLPTTFNGLKLLFELDVSNNDLSGPFPEVVLCLPSLKYLDIRFNNFHGAIPTRLFDLKLDALFVNNNNFQFSLPENFGNSTASVIVFANNNLRGCFPSSVAKMKDTLNEIIITNSGITGCLPREIGLLERVTVFDVNFNKIVGELPESIEGMKKLEQLNVAHNMLFGTIPESVCNLRRLQNFTYSYNYFCDESPLCLKLPDSDDRKNCIPYRPLQWSLQECAAFYKHPVQCAAFGCSTTAPASPAAPPPSPPPPPPPPPPPPPPPLPPSPPPPPPYYQYP; encoded by the coding sequence ATGGCCTCTCATTCTCCGAAAAGAGAATTAGGCCCTTTCCTAAGTCATCTCATTCTGATTCTGATATCCATCAACCCTTCACACCAATTTGAATACAAGGAAGAGCACAACTCTTATCGGTTCCTCCCTCAACTAAATCCGAGGCTCTCAAAAGCCTACATAGCACTCCAAGCATGGAAGCATTCAATAGTCTCAGACCCAAAGAACATGACCCTCAACTGGTGTGGACCCCACGTGTGCAACTACACCGGAGTTTACTGTGCACCAGCACCAGATAACCCCCACATATACACCGTTGCAGGAATTGACCTAAACCATGGCAACATAGCTGGTTCGTTGCCACAACAACTTGACCTCTTAACTGACCTGGCACTCTTCCACATCAACTCTAACCGATTTTGTGGCTCCCTCCCAACAACCTTCAACGGCCTCAAACTCCTCTTCGAGCTTGACGTCAGCAACAACGATCTCTCTGGCCCCTTTCCAGAAGTTGTTCTATGCCTCCCTTCTCTCAAATACTTAGACATAAGGTTCAACAACTTCCACGGCGCTATTCCCACGCGCCTCTTCGACCTCAAACTCGACGCGCTCTTcgtcaacaacaacaactttcAGTTCTCCTTGCCAGAGAATTTCGGAAACTCAACTGCCTCGGTTATTGTGTTCGCCAACAACAATCTGAGGGGATGTTTCCCCTCGAGTGTGGCGAAGATGAAGGACACGCTGAACGAGATCATAATTACGAATAGCGGGATAACGGGTTGTTTACCTCGTGAGATAGGGTTGTTGGAGAGAGTAACGGTATTCGATGTGAACTTCAACAAGATCGTTGGGGAATTACCAGAATCAATTGAAGGGATGAAGAAGTTGGAACAGTTGAACGTGGCGCATAACATGCTGTTTGGCACCATTCCCGAGAGTGTGTGCAACTTGCGGAGGCTGCAGAACTTTACGTACTCCTATAACTACTTCTGCGATGAATCTCCGCTGTGTTTGAAGCTTCCAGATAGTGATGATCGCAAGAACTGTATTCCTTATAGGCCACTACAATGGTCCCTTCAAGAATGTGCCGCTTTTTATAAACATCCGGTCCAATGTGCTGCCTTTGGTTGCTCAACAACTGCACCGGCGTCGCCAGCAGCACCACCACCTTCacctccacctccacctccaccaccgcctccaccaccacctcctcctctACCTCCATCACCTCCACCACCACCGCCATACTACCAGTATCCGTGA
- the LOC107467067 gene encoding choline transporter protein 1 has protein sequence MRGPLGAVIGRYPSSDGVTQTGAIISHNRKCRDITVLVIFIAFWIAMIVNSSFGFNQGNPLRLTYGVDYKGNVCGDKHSDPNLSKLEVRYWQNPNQVYQSGLKDSQFKLVDARTICLSECPIPSDDSLNWLCDYPDGDIRLSMKDWINRNYDYFEFLTPEMRNSSLQLQGPCYPVIFPSVNVYWSCQFIARPSNTSLKHWQQMGGVSINENIVIDKSIHKSINSRSAVLKRYMADMGKAWPVLIVCGGILPLFLSVIWLMLIRHFVAAMPWITVVLFNVLIISVTMFYYLKAGWIGNDAISPIIGEHDAYTNVFGRELTHLRAIAILMTFIMAVAILTSIAIVRRILMATSVLKVAAKVIGEVQALIIFPIVPYAILAVFYMFWISAALHLFSSGQIVQNNCNANCCTYDLVAKRVNCDRCCGYSIHYTPHIGVAILFHLFGCYWVTQFFTACSSTVIAGSIASYYWARGETSQEIPFLTVFSSMKRLMRYSLGSVALGSLIVSFVESIRFLLESIRRKIKVSDHWPDNWIGKAAYQSSRCFLRCIEWTIKSVNRNAYIMIAITGKSFFSASSIATELIMNNILKIGRLNVIGDVILFLGKLCVSLASALFAFLMLDTHKYSSAHNKISSPLLPVVVCWALGYIVATLFFAVVEMSIETIVLSFCQDSEEHQGLAQYAPPLLIETLGDHNEVQRLTQGPQ, from the exons atgagggGTCCTTTGGGTGCAGTAATAGGAAGATACCCATCAAGTGATGGAGTCACTCAAACGGGTGCAATCATTAGCCACAACAGGAAATGCAGAGACATAACTGTTCTTGTCATCTTCATTGCATTTTGGATAGCAATGATtgttaactccagctttggtttCAACCAAGGGAACCCTCTCAG GCTTACTTATGGAGTGGATTACAAAGGCAATGTGTGTGGGGACAAGCATTCAGATCCTAACCTCAGTAAGTTGGAGGTTAGATATTGGCAAAATCCTAATCAGGTTTATCAGAGTGGATTGAAGGATAGCCAATTTAAGCTGGTTGATGCACGCACTATATGCTTGTCTGAGTGCCCTATACCTTCTGATGATTCTCTAAATTGGCTGTGTGATTATCCTGATGGAGATATTCGTCTTTCCATGAAAGACTGGATTAATAGGAACTATGATTACTTTGAGTTTCTTACACCTGAAATGAGAAACTCCTCTCTTCAACTTCAAGGTCCATGCTATCCTGTCATATTTCCTAGTGTAAATG TTTACTGGAGTTGCCAGTTTATTGCTCGACCGTCAAATACTTCTTTGAAGCATTGGCAGCAGATGGGTGGAGTCAGCATAAATGAAAACATTGTTATTGATAAATCAATTCACAAATCCATTAATTCTCGGTCAGCTGTCTTGAAG AGATACATGGCTGATATGGGGAAGGCATGGCCTGTGCTGATTGTTTGTGGAGGAATTTTGCCTCTTTTTCTGTCTGTGATTTGGCTGATGTTGATTCGGCATTTTGTTGCTGCAATGCCATGGATTACAGTGGTTCTCTTTAATGTTCTAATAATATCAGTCACAATGTTCTATTACCTTAAAG CTGGATGGATTGGAAATGATGCTATTTCTCCTATCATTGGTGAGCATGACGCTTATACTAACGTATTTGGGAGG GAACTAACTCATCTACGTGCTATCGCTATACTTATGACCTTTATCATGGCTGTTGCAATTCTTACATCAATTGCTATTGTCCGACGCATCCTTATGGCAACATCTGTCCTGAAG GTTGCTGCAAAAGTCATTGGAGAAGTTCAAGCTCTCATTATTTTCCCAATTGTACCATATGCTATCCTGGCAGTGTTTTACATGTTTTGGATTTCAGCTGCTCTACATTTGTTCAGCTCTGGCCAGATTGTTCAGAATAACTGCAATGCTAACTGCTGCACATATGATCTTGTGGCTAAACGGGTGAACTGTGATCGCTGTTGCGGATATAGCATTCATTATACACCACATATTGGAGTTGCAATCCTTTTTCACCTATTTGGGTGTTATTGGGTTACACAATTTTTCACAGCATGTTCCTCTACAGTAATTGCTGGATCTATTGCCTCTTATTACTGGGCCCGAGGTGAAACATCT CAAGAAATTCCATTTCTTACAGTCTTTTCCTCCATGAAGAGGCTTATGCGTTACAGTCTTGGGTCTGTCGCCCTTGGCTCTCTGATTGTGTCATTTGTAGAATCAATCCGATTTCTGCTTGAATCCATTCGTCGCAAAATAAAAGTCTCTGATCATTGGCCTGACAACTGGATAGGGAAGGCTGCATACCAATCTTCTAGATGTTTTCTCAGGTGTATTGAGTGGACCATCAAATCAGTAAACCGAAATGCTTACATCATG ATTGCTATTACAGGCAAAAGCTTCTTTAGTGCTTCATCTATTGCAACAGAGTTGATCATGAATAACATCCTAAAGATTGGGCGTCTTAACGTGATTGGGGATGTTATCTTGTTCCTTGGAAAACTATGTGTCAGCCTTGCAAGTGCTCTGTTTGCATTCCTCATGTTGGATACACACAAGTACAGCTCTGCTCATAACAAGATATCATCTCCACTCTTGCCTGTTGTG GTATGCTGGGCTCTTGGGTACATTGTTGCAACTCTTTTTTTCGCAGTTGTGGAGATGTCAATTGAAACAATTGTTCTCTCATTCTGCCAAGATTCTGAAGAGCACCAAGGGCTAGCCCAGTATGCTCCACCCCTTCTCATTGAAACTCTTGGTGACCACAATGAGGTGCAGAGACTCACACAAGGACCACAGTGA
- the LOC107467099 gene encoding E3 ubiquitin-protein ligase AIP2 has translation MAGRLPGVGVPPRKRSSSSSSSSSCSSLLEHNHYNLATYRRVSLVETSALDETALKARQRLQKKLAQFFPSSRENENPIREGKVKKEKRDEGIIIGRKLLSNAWLMRAKKNERKVCAVCLEDFQQEKQIMNLSCSHKFHSACLLPWLQSHPHCPYCRTPVDAHTYTP, from the exons ATGGCTGGTAGGCTACCTGGTGTTGGAGTGCCCCCTAGAAAgagatcttcttcttcttcttcatcatcatcttgtTCTTCTTTGTTAGAGCACAACCACTACAATCTTGCCACCTACCGAAGAGTATCATTAGTGGAGACAAGTGCCTTGGATGAAACTGCTCTTAAGGCCAGACAAAGACTTCAGAAGAAGCTTGCACAATTTTTTCCTTCTTccag GGAAAATGAGAATCCaataagagaaggaaaagtgaagaaagaaaagagagatgaAGGAATAATAATAGGAAGGAAGCTATTATCAAATGCATGGTTAATGCGTGCTAAGAAGAACGAGAGAAAAGTGTGTGCAGTGTGCCTAGAAGATTTCCAGCAAGAGAAGCAGATTATGAACCTTTCTTGCTCTCACAAGTTTCACTCTGCATGCCTTCTCCCATGGCTTCAATCCCATCCTCACTGTCCTTATTGTCGAACCCCAGTTGATGCACACACATATACTCCTTAA
- the LOC107467085 gene encoding uncharacterized protein LOC107467085 isoform X1 produces the protein MGDLSVILVTFLLLQTLSATTDFLSPIYEDVCKEVECGKGACKPSKNSTFLYECECNPGWKQSLSSHTQVFTFLPCIVPNCTLNYSCMEAPAPAPHKERRSNESVFDACFWVDCGGGSCNKTSPFSYNCHCDAGYYNILNATAFPCVKQCAIGIGCSNLGIPMTNSSTTAPPPTLSASASSTLQGSCIGLLMLIMLMASIQLH, from the exons ATGGGAGATCTAAGTGTTATACTTGTAACATTTTTGCTTCTGCAAACCCTCTCGGCTACAACTGATTTCCTCTCTCCGATCTATG AGGATGTGTGCAAAGAAGTTGAATGTGGAAAGGGGGCCTGCAAGCCTTCTAAGAACAGCACTTTCTTATATGAATGTGAGTGCAATCCTGGTTGGAAGCAATCTCTCTCTTCCCATACTCAGGTTTTCACCTTTCTTCCTTGCATAGTACCCAATT GTACCCTGAACTACTCTTGCATGGAAGCCCCTGCCCCTGCTCCACacaaagaaagaagatccaATGAATCAGTGTTTGATG CTTGCTTTTGGGTTGATTGTGGAGGTGGGTCATGTAACAAGACATCACCCTTCTCCTACAATTGCCATTGTGATGCCGGATATTACAATATTCTCAATGCCACTGCCTTCCCTTGTGTCAAACAAT GTGCTATTGGCATTGGTTGCTCTAACCTGGGAATTCCAATGACGAACTCATCTACCACAGCACCGCCACCAACATTGTCCGCTAGCG CTAGCTCAACTCTCCAAGGAAGCTGTATTGGGTTGCTTATGTTGATAATGCTCATGGCTAGTATACAATTGCATTAG
- the LOC107467085 gene encoding uncharacterized protein LOC107467085 isoform X2, whose product MGDLSVILVTFLLLQTLSATTDFLSPIYGTLNYSCMEAPAPAPHKERRSNESVFDACFWVDCGGGSCNKTSPFSYNCHCDAGYYNILNATAFPCVKQCAIGIGCSNLGIPMTNSSTTAPPPTLSASASSTLQGSCIGLLMLIMLMASIQLH is encoded by the exons ATGGGAGATCTAAGTGTTATACTTGTAACATTTTTGCTTCTGCAAACCCTCTCGGCTACAACTGATTTCCTCTCTCCGATCTATG GTACCCTGAACTACTCTTGCATGGAAGCCCCTGCCCCTGCTCCACacaaagaaagaagatccaATGAATCAGTGTTTGATG CTTGCTTTTGGGTTGATTGTGGAGGTGGGTCATGTAACAAGACATCACCCTTCTCCTACAATTGCCATTGTGATGCCGGATATTACAATATTCTCAATGCCACTGCCTTCCCTTGTGTCAAACAAT GTGCTATTGGCATTGGTTGCTCTAACCTGGGAATTCCAATGACGAACTCATCTACCACAGCACCGCCACCAACATTGTCCGCTAGCG CTAGCTCAACTCTCCAAGGAAGCTGTATTGGGTTGCTTATGTTGATAATGCTCATGGCTAGTATACAATTGCATTAG